In Pedobacter heparinus DSM 2366, the following are encoded in one genomic region:
- a CDS encoding VF530 family DNA-binding protein, whose amino-acid sequence MAVQEQANNPLHGKTLEFILKQLVWHYGWEELGQLVRIACFNNNPTMNSSLKFLRKTDWARKKVEKLYLNTFH is encoded by the coding sequence ATGGCAGTACAGGAACAGGCAAATAATCCACTACATGGTAAAACGCTGGAATTTATATTGAAGCAGCTGGTATGGCATTATGGATGGGAGGAGCTGGGGCAACTGGTCCGCATTGCCTGTTTTAACAATAATCCAACTATGAACTCCAGCCTGAAATTTTTAAGGAAGACCGACTGGGCACGTAAAAAGGTAGAGAAGTTATACCTGAACACTTTTCATTAA